The Fusarium fujikuroi IMI 58289 draft genome, chromosome FFUJ_chr01 sequence AGAGGACGCAGGGTGTGAGGGAGTGGCCGTATACACTGAACGTAGCTATTAAAGTTAGATAGGGTCAATTGGATGAGTGCTAGGAAACATACCGTGATACATGGTAGGATAAGCTCGACCCATGGCATCGCCATCGACGACGGGGACGTCGAAGTGAACAGCTGGCGGGAAAGCACTCATACCATTTCCACCACCACTATCTTTGTTAGCAGTGATCTCTTAAACAGAAGCGTGGACTTGACTTACATCTCATCAATGTACATGCCATCAAAGGTCTTGTTCCCAACAACCTTGTTCACAGCATTGATACCAGTAACAATCTCATTCCCCCCCGCCGATCCGCTCATTAATCACGCTCGGACTGCCATACCACGAACCAAAGCAGATCATAGCATCGTCCTTGAGTGCTTTCGGCGAAATAACCCTCAATCTCCCCTTGGGATTATTCCGCAGTGCATCCAAGCCCTTGAGGTACTCGTGATGTGTCGGTCCTCCACCACCTGTGCCGAGGACTCCGCATCCTGTCGCGATCATCTCTAGATCAACTTCAGAAAGATACCACGTTCCGTTCTGGACATCAGGACGGTAGGCGTCGAGATCAACGTGGAGAGAGGGCTTGTACGTTGGTGTAAGGGCATCCGGAACACTGACCTTCTCGCCCTCATCGTCCTCTGTCTCCTGCACGCTTATCACGGGCGGTGAAGGCGGCGGCGTGAGTTCCTCGGGAATAGCGAGATGTCCCACCGCACGAACCTGCAGTCGCATAGCGCCATTAGACATGTACTGTAGCGGCGTCTTTGTGATCTCGACAATCTTGACGTCGTTCTTGGCTGCGCCCTTGGCGATGGCCATGTCGATCGCTTTGGCGCACGCAGCGTCCACGATGGTCTTTTCAGAGCGTCCCTCCGGGATCTCCACAATGTCAATCTCGCCGGATACCTTGGCGATTGCTGCGCCTACGGCGTTGGCGGCGCCTTGGTGGATGGGAACTATGCACTTGTCCACCCCGGCGAGGTCTTCGGTTACGAGGAGTGCACCACcgccgacgaggaggacgtGGACTGGGGCGGAGGATACTTTCATTTGCTCAACGACGCTCTCGAGCATTTTCTTCAACTCCTTGCGACCACTTTCGATGATGGGCGCGGGGACGTCTTTGACGAGCTCGGGGTCGCCTAGTTTCGCTTTACCCAGCGCCACGACGATATCACTCGCCGTCAAAGTCTTGCCTCCAAAGACCTTGGCTTCCTGCTGGAGTAAATGTCCGACCGATCCTGGGCCAACAGTGACGCTTTGTGTGCTAGGGTCGACTTGCACTTTGCTTCCACCGCCGAGACCGATTGACACAACCTCTGGCATGGAGAACGCAGTGCGCACGCCGCCGACTTCGACGAAACCGGGTGCTTGTCGTGGAAAACCCGATGGAAGAAGTGCGCAGACATCAGTAGTCGTCCCACCGATATCCACGACCAAAACCTGCGgctcctcatcatccgcGACGTTCTCCCGCTTATGATCCAGTCCAGCGAGATACGCAGCGCCGGTCATACTATTCGTAGGACCGCTTGCAAAAGTCTTGATGGGGAACTCAGCTGCTGTGTCGGCATCAATAAGCGTGCCGTCGTTCTGCGATAAAAAGAGCGGACATGTGAGTTGTAGCCGATGCATTGCGCGCTTGAAACCCTTCTTCACGCGATGCCCTGTTCGTAGGATGGAGGCGTTGAGAATGGTGGCATTTTCTCGTTCTAGAAAGCCTGTTGGCCCGATGTCGTGGGAGCACACGACCTGGAGAGATGgtgcttcttggagaagaatcCTTCTGCATTCTTCCTCATGTTTGCCGTCGTGGTCAAGTGGTGAGAATACGCCTACCAGGGCGACAACGTTGATCCCCTTTGCGACGACATCACGCGCAGTCTGTCTAATCTGCTCATGATCCAACGGTTCAATTTCCCTCCCATCAATCTCAAGCCCTCCATCGAGGTAATAAACTCCTCCGTCGAGAATACTCCTCAACCCAACAGGAAAGTCGGAAAACGGGGGTAATTGTCTAGTAAACGGCCCGCACAGCCTCACCACAGCGACACGGTCTAATCTCCGCGCATCAGCCTCGACAAGCGCGTTGATAAAGTGCGTTGTGCCGATGGTGACACTCAAAACACCGCTCTGGTCAACGGCTGAGTCGCGCAGCACCGCTCTTATGGCAGCCTCAATACCGCTGGTGATGTCTCGCGTGGTAGAGGCCTTGTGGGAGGCGAGCACGCCACGGCCAGGGGTGGATGTGGCAGCAGCTCGGATGTCGAGAATGGCCGCGTCCGTGTTGGTACCTCCGACGTCTACTCCGATTCGGTACAGGGACATGTTGGCGGTAGACAGGTGTGCTGTTGGTTGGGAGGATGATACCCTGGAGGTGCCTGAAAGCATAATATTACGGTGGGGGCGGCAAAGGAGGAGAGATATCACCAGATCTTTATAAGTCAGAGGTCAGTCCATGCTTCAGGCCAGGATTTAGGCCTGTACAGCACATTTGTTTTTTCTAGATTTCATTAGTGAGTAAGAAAAATCACTCCTCTCCAATGTTTTCCTGGATCATGCGAGAGGGGGGCGGCGAGGAACGGATGGAGCAAGTTGGCCGACgccagaagagaaaagaggagACAGTGGAAGACTTCCCCGAACTGCAGCGGAGCCTCTTCTCCTTTGAGCATCGTATCTCCCTAAACTGCCGATCTGCTTATCATTGGACCATCAATGTCGTGCAGGCTGTCTCTTGGCCGACGCCTCAATCCGGGGTACGTATCTCTCCTCCGAATTACAGTCTGTGGCTCAAATCAATCACAAGTTAAGGCTGAGGATTAAACTTTGTACATACAGCACCAGATCGAATCCGACGCTATTCCCCCTCCCatgccccccccccccagcGCGGACCCTTAATAGTTTCTGTCCTCCCCTAAAATCTCTCCCACAgtgacagcagcagcccgcCACCCTCAAGCTACTGCACACACTATCGATCCGGAGGCTTCGGGAAAATAATTATCTGAAGCTATTCGCAATTCTCAACAATGGCCGTTGCGAATATCGTCAAGCGCATTGAGCTACCGCGTGGCTCGCGCTTCATCGTACGCCAAAAAAACCTCCCCTTAGCACGCGTCACACCCCCTAATTTGCTACTGCGCAGAATGAAGATGTCAGACCTGTTGGGACTGAGCGACGAACATGGACGTTTCTGACGTTCCACAACTTCTGTACGTTTCCTTTTTCATTCGCTATTGGTGATTTATTGTGTTATTTGCCGAGATGGGAGTCAATCACACTGCATAAGCGCATCTAACCAACGGGCAATCTTACAGGGCTGTTGATCAACTGCAACATTGCGACGTATCTGACCGGCAGCGCGCTGATTCCTCTCGGCCTGACGTGGTGGcaggccatcatcgccatcatcctcgGAAACATCCTCGCGACTGCAGCCTTGATTCTTGCTTCGCTTGCTGGAGCTTATTACCATGGTACGTTATCCACTCCTAAATCATTCGCGATGGGTCAATTGGCTCACGCATTGCAGTGGGCTTCCCTGTCTTTAGTCGAGCAGTATGGGGAATCTGGGGATCGCAGTTCGTCATCTGGAACCgcatctttctctctctcggTAAGTCACACCCCCTCTCCTCTACCAATGTTTGGGCTGTACTGACGTCTCAAAGTCTGGTATGGCTTCCAGTCTTGGGTCGGCGGACAATGCACGTATCTCATGCTCCTATCGTGGGATCCCAACCTCGAGAAACACATCCCCAACACGATCCCCGCGTCGACCGGCATGACATCCGCGCAATTCGTCTCCTacttcatcttctgcatcGTCACGCTCCCGTTCCTCTGGATCCGACCGCACCGAATACAAAAGTTCTTCTACTTTGCCAGCTCTGTCaccctcgtcttcttcctggTTCTTCTGATCTGGGCGCTGGCGACCATGGGATCGGATGGCTTTGGAGATACCCTCGCTGATAGCACGCCTCTTCCCGTCACCGGTGGTCCGCAGAGTGTTACGTGGCTCACCATCTCGGGAATCATGTCGACGATTGGTGGTATTGCCGCGGGTATCCTCAACCAGAACGATTATGCGCGTCTGTCCAAGAAGCCTGGTGATGCTATTTGGGGCCAGACTGTTGCGTTTCCGCTTTACAGTATTGGAGCTTCCGTCATTGGCATTCTGGTCACTGCTGCGACACAGAAACGCATGGGCGAGGCTATCTGGAATCCTCCCACCCTCCTCGCCGCTCTTCTAGCCAAGGATCCAACTGCGGGCACCCGcgccgccatcttcttcgccggTCTTGCCCTGTCCATCTCTCAGCTCGGCAGCAATCTTCCCGGCAACGCCCTCGCAGGCGGCATCGATCTCGCATCCGTGTTCCCCAAGTACATCAACATTCGACGCGGTGCCTATCTCATGGCCCTTCTCAGCCCCATCGTCAACCCATGGCGTCTCGTCAACACAGCTACCGTCTTCCTCACTGTGCTCTCCGGCTACAGTGTCTTCTTGGCGCCCATGACTGGTCTGATGGTGGCTCACTATAACCTGGTGGCGAAGGCCAAGGTCAATGTTGACGATCTTTTTGTGGGTAACAGGGATAGCATTTACTGGTACAACTTTGGTATCAACTGGCGTGCTTTTGTCGCGGTAAGTTCCACATTACATCGCATAAAGAAAATAACTGACTCGTTTGTTCAGTGGATCGTTGGTGTCGCACCTACAATGCCTGGCTTCATCGCTGCTGTCAACCCCAATGCTAAAGTCTCAGATGGCGCAAAGAACCTCTACCAGCTCAACTACCTCTTTGGGTTCATCGTCAGTGCCGCTGTCTACTACGGACTTCACATGGTTGTCCCTGATAAGAAGTTCGACGCCTTCATCAAGGATGGTACCACTGCCAAGGAGGTCCAAGCTGTTTATGATGAGCGCTGGGACATGACTTACTCCGAGAGTGAGTCTGGAACAACTGAAGAGCACTCTTTTCAGCGAAACAAGGGCCCTAACTCCCTGACCACGTCTGTTTGATTACGAGGTTCATGTTGGCAATGTTTCTTTTCAAGATTGCAAGCCTGTTATCTGCTACTCTCTATCTACACTGAGACCATTTTAATTACCATTTTACCATATGAGACATAGCGGGGATGCTGGATAAAAATTCATCACTTTATCTTCTGATTTTAGCAACGTTACCTCGGTAGACCCTGATTGAGATTGGAGATCATCCACTTGTTTTAATTGTCGCATCTTGAAATCGCGTCATGACAGGCTAAAACGCGAACATGTTCTGAAGCTACGGCACTTGAACACGCTTGACACTCTTCCTTTTAGCTCCCGTGCCCTCTGTAATTTCACACTAATCTCATTTTCCGAGACACTAGTACGCAAGTAGAAGCGCCCCCTAAAAAGAACTCACTCGGCCAACTCCGCTTGTTTCTCCCTTTGTTAGGTTGTCGGCCAACTTATCATTCCCGGTCCCCCCCCTCCATCACGCGATTTTCGCCGACATCTCCTTcgcctctttctctccctccttcGTTCCCGCAGCCTGGCTTGCTTTTACCTACACACTCTCCCTCAAACACGCGCGCGTGGAGCGTAGGTATTGCCGTTAACGGGTACCTGGCCCGCCTCCTCCGAAAAGGTAATCAGATCAGATGGATCACTCTCACTCGCAGGCTGAGGCTAGCGATCGGGAACGGGctacttcttcctcgtctacTGCTACGCCCCGCAAGTTCAGCATTCGCAGTAACTTTGGTAAAGCCCGCCAGCCACGGAGCCGCAAAAACAGACCCTGCGACGCCTGTCGGAGGCGCAAGACTGCTTGTGTCATCACCTCTGAACCCCCTTGTGAGCCCCCCCCCCCNCNCNCCACNCNCNCNCACNCNCNNNNNNNNNNNNNNNNNNNNNNNNNNNNNNNNNNNNNNNNNNNNNNNNNNNNNNNNNNNNNNNNNNNNNNNNNNNNNNNNNNNNNNNNNNNNNNNNNNNNNNNNNNNNNNNNNNNNNNNNNNNNNNNNNNNNNNNNNNNNNNNNNNNNNNNNNNNNNNNNNNNNNNNNNNNNNNNNNNNNNNNNNNNNNNNNNNNNNNNNNNNNNNNNNNNNNNNNNNNNNNNNNNNNNNNNNNNNNNNNNNNNNNNNNNNNNNNNNNNNNNNNNNNNNNNNNNNNNNNNNNNNNNNNNNNNNNNNNNNNNNNNNNNNNNNNNNNNNNNNNNNNNNNNNNNNNNNNNNNNNNNNNNNNNNNNNNNNNNNNNNNNNNNNNNNNNNNNNNNNNNNNNNNNNNNNNNNNNNNNNNNNNNNNNNNNNNNCGATTTCCCACCCACTCAATACCACCTATCAGTACCAGTTCAGTGGTTCACCGTCACACAAAAACTCCACTTGACACTTCCCGCTAGCCATTCGTCAATTGCTTATACTGACCGTTGCATCGATCTGTAATACAGGCCTGTTCTGTAAAAGCAGAGGCTTGGTATGCCAGTCTCTCTCCGACACTGACCCCCTAGCCCACCGGCCTACATCCGGCCCTGGTCCTGAGTCCTCCAGAAGCCACGATGCACTAAGCCCGGagtctgcatctgcatctgtcTCTGCATCTGGCACATCGGCCATCTCACCCTCGGCGCCATCTGAAGCTACTCGGCACAGATCCGAGTCCGCGGCCGTTGTCCACAACGGCCTGGTGCGCCATCCCGTGCCAGTTCCTGGAGAAGCTTCCCTGGATCGAAGCATCAGCCTAGATCCACCGCGCCTGGAGCCCAATCAAGAAGTCGCCTATGCTCTTGAAGATGTCCCAGGCCGTACGGCGCACGCCATGGCGTTAGGCTCGGAGCAGGACCCTTACTTCCTCGACGCCTTTAGATCCGTGCTTCTCAGCGAGCGCGAGGGCATTGACGCCAACTTCGTGCAGGTCTACCATGGCGGGCCTGATGTGGATGATTACCCGATGCACTTCCTCCTGCTGCTTGATGAGTTCCCCGATCACAGAAACGAGGCTAAGCAGATGGCGTCCGATGCGATAGGGCGTATCGTCTGGCCCCACGGCCCGGCCCTCGTCCGTCTTTATTTCCGGCACGTCCACGTAGGATTGCCCGTCATCCACAAGACTCGCTTCCTTCGGCAATACGCGACCGCCAAGCTAGACATACCCACGTCGCTACGGGGCGCCGTTTATGCCTTGGCGTGTGTGTTCTGGAAGCAAGATGCAACGCTCGCGAGAATCCCTTGTCCGTTTGAGCAGCACGAACTGGTCAACCACGCGCAAGAGGCGTTGAGGCGAGAACTTGAAGCTCCCAATCTCTCGAGACTAATGTCAGCGCTACTGCTGATGCACATGGTACCTCCAGACATTGACAGCGTTGAGACACCGTATATCTGGGTGATGGCCTGTCAAGCCACAGCAATAGCGCAGATGCTCGGTCTGCACCAAGACCCTGACAAGTGGAACATAGCTCCATGGGAGAAGAGGTTACGCAAGAAGCTCTGGTGGGCTGTCTTTTACACAGACTGCTGGTCAGCTGTAAGCCACGGTAACCCCCCGCATATAAGCTACGAGTCCTTCACGACTCCACCCCCGGACATGGATGATCTGCGGTCTGGCGAGGATATCCCTGACGATCTTCGCTATATGATCGATCCTGAGGACGCCACGTTCCGCGTGTCTGACGGTGCACGCTTTCTTGAAATGATCACTGTGTCTCGGGAGATGCGTGCCATCCTTGACTGCAGCTTGTAAGTAACCCAGCCATCGGCGTAGTAAAGGTCAGTCAGTGACTTACATGATGCAGCGGTGTACGATCAACTCAGCAGACGCGTACTCAACTGATTCCTATCCGAGACACCCTCAAGGAATGGCCGAGTCTCATCCCGAGCTGTCTGGCCGTGAGACCCTACGCCCACAACGGTATGTGACACGCATCTTTTGAATTCGCCGATGTCTAACATGAACTAGGCCCCCTTCACATATCCTTCTTCGCTACGCAGGTGCTGCTCTTCCGGGGCCTCATGTTCCCAGCCACAAGAGCCGCAAAGGTCACGCCGGGCTCTAATCTTCAGCGATGGCTCTCCACCGCACTAGCAGAGTTCGAGCTCTTCACGACATTCATGGCGTACATCACCGAGGAGGAACTGACGAGCTTCTGGGGAAGATGTAAGTTTGCCGATCAAAGATGTCACTCTGAAACAGCAACTAATGCAGTGCAGTTGCCCGAACGCAGCTTATCCTGTGCGGAAACTTTCTGATCTATCTCTTCTTGCTGGCGAGTGATCCACGAGATATCGAGGCTGCTTATCGGTTGCTGGAGAAGTTCCATTCGTCATTGCAGAGACTTGGCGGTACGGATGATATAGCTGCTAGGGTCTTCTTGCGGCCTGTTATTCTGAGGATTGATTCGTTCTTTATGCAAGCTACAGAGCTGATCAAGCATGGAAGAACGGTTGTTCTTGAACCACCTATCACGACAGTCCCAAGGGGTGAgtcttaaaaaaaaaaaagttggAGAGTATAATTGGAAATTAGAGTGCAGTCTTTTCTATCATAATGAGTAATGACCAACTGAATCCTATGTAAATTGCCCTTTTTCCTGGTGTTGCACCACAGTGATTTCGACTAGGATACGGCAATCTAATTACCTGTAAAAAGTGGCTTTCAGTAAAACTCGGCGAAGTTTCTTGATTCTGTCAAACTATCGAAATTTCATGCAAGCCCATGGCATAGAATCTGCACCATCGGCCAACACTGAGTGCATCATGCACAACAGAATTTGGTGGCTGAATATCCGATCGGCGAGTTTGGGGTCGATGGCTAGTCTCGGCACTACTCCACCTTTAACGTTCGCCGATGCTATCGACTAGGATCTTGTGATAATTCGTTTCGAGGTGATGATCAAGTTAAGTTCCCCGAATTACCTATCTATCTTACATCAGATTGCTGCTTTGCTTGCAAACTTGGTTGAGAAAGTGTCATTGGTGAAATACCGACATTTCATGGTGCGGGGTCGGGGAGTTGGTGATAGCCTCGGCTTACCGGCCTTGCAGCGGGAGTTGAACTGATACGACATGATCCTTGTATTGGAGAGCGAGACTCGTCTGATTATACGATACATGGTATAGGAACGGCACGCGTAATCAGGCTTTCAACCACTTCAACACCTCAGCGGTGAACTGCTCAAAGCCATCTACAAACGAAACATGGCCAGCATTCTTGATAATCACCAAATCAATCTTGTTGCTCTTACCCGCTGCTTCAAACCCCTCTTGGATCTTatctctcatctccttcataGTCTCCGGTAGATTCGCATCCTTCTCGCCAACGATACAaatcgcatcatcaacactcgAACCAATCTTGGCAAACCGCGGTCGAAGATCGAAGGTCTCGCTTCTCAGTGCGTTACAACATGCTTCGAAACCATCGATCGTAGTTCCAGACATGACTGTTCGCATACGCTGTGTTTCCTGATGGTTGTTCTCGAGCCACTCTTTGCCGAACCATCGCTCTAGAGTGCCTTGGATGGTTGCGTCGAGATTACCTGCTTCTCGGGCTGCGGCGACGCGCGGACCAAAGGCATCTTCTGTGCCGGCGTTGATgggcgatgaagagatggtgTCGCAGATGGCCAGCTTGCTTACCACGTTGGGATACTTGGTTGTGAAGTATACACCCGCCGATGCGCCCATTGATACTCCGATCCATGAGTAGACCTTGTTaatctcgagcttcttgagaagatgatggacgtCTTCAGCCATAGAGTCAAACGTAGGGCTTAGGTCCTTTGGTGCGGATGACCCGCCATGGCCGGGTTGATCATAGCGTAGAGTGCGATAACCATTGCTGTTGAGGACCTTGACAACGTGATCCCACACTGAAAGTGGTGCAGTGAGGGAGTTTGacaggatgatgaggggTCCTTCTTTTGGTGACGAGTCCAAGGCGTAGGCCAACGTTCTGGAATCCGGGAGCGTCAAAGAACTAGCCATCCTGATGTTATTCCTCGCTATAAGATGAGTTTTATGGCAGATAAAAGATGAATTGATAACCCGAAAAAACATGTCAAATGCCAGTGGTATACTGATAGAGACGTCGTCATGTTGGTCCGACCTTGAGGCGTAGGGTAGCCAGCGGTCTTTAGTTTCTCCATCCCCAAACCTTGAGCGTAACATTCCATTAGCGTCTTATTCCCACGCCATCTACGTATCCCATCGGAAGCATGCTTCCGTCCCGCGGGAAAAGGAACCCCAGATCCGGGAAGCATCGATTCGATGAGTCCTTTTCCCTTCCCTATAAACCATGTCTGAATCTGCAAATGCGAAGCGTCGTCTGCGGCGTATCCCTGAAGAATCCCGTAAACGGAACGCTCAAAGCTGTGATCGTTGTCGAAAGGTTAGTAACAATGTTGGGTTATTGTTTGTGATGGCCTGGTGTTGACTTGGTGTAGAGGAGGTGCAAATGCGTACCTGATCCTTCTGGTGCAGGCTGTGTGAATTGTCTTGAACATAACGTCACTTGCTCGTATACGGCGCCACGAAAGACGCGTTTCTATGGGAGTGTGGATGATTTGAGTGATAGGTCTGTCTCACTTCTGTGCATCTTACGTAACGTCGTTGACACCACTAGGTATCGATGTCTCGAAGCCATTGTCAGAGGTGCTTTTCCGAATGAGACTCTCGACCATGTTAGTGATCTTGCACAGCTGGGTCAGAAGATGGGGTATAAGATGCCTGATATCTCTGACCCTAATAGAACACACATGAGAGTTGAAGAACTGGTGCAGAATTCTTCTAGTAAAGAACGGACTCCGAGTACAGGCCCGGATATCGTCACGGCGGATTCGAGGGATGATACATCGCCGAGGAGTTCAAAGTCACATAGCGAAGAGCCGCAGTCGTCGCTTGTGAAGGATAATTCTGGTCATGAGCACTATATCGGACCTTCAGGGACTCTGAACTTCTGGAATCAGCTTCGGAATCTTGTTGATTCGAATAATAGTCCTTATCCCTCGCCTGGTCGTGAAGGAGCCACAAAGTTTACGCAAGATAACACAAGTCGACTTTTAGAAGCTGATGAccaagacgaagatgaccaACCACCACGTACTACAACAACACCTCAAGATGGACCTTCACCTGGATCAATCACCTCAGCTATCGCCCGCGACTTTACCCGTCTTCCAACAGCAGACATGGATGAAATACTTGGCCAATTTCCTGCCAACGAAGCCCTTGACTTGCTCATTCAGTCATACTTTAAGAACGTCCACGATGACTTTCCTCTGTTTCACAGAGCTACCTTTGAGGAAGAATACGAAAGTTTCATCGTCGAAGCTCGCAGCAATTCTCGACTTCCTTCAAGGCCACTTCGATTACCGGACTGGGGATGGATAGGCTGTCTTCATATGATTGTGGTTTTCGGCTCTATCGCTGATAGGTCAATACCTAACGTTGATCATTCTGCTCTTCGGCGAAGATCTATTGCAGTTGCTAGAGGTCTGCTCCCCCAGTTCATCTCGAAGTGTTCACTTACGAATGTTCGAGTTTTACTACTTCTTTCACTCTTTTTGCACAACAACAATGAAAGAAACGCTGCGTGGAACATTGCTGGGACAGCTACTCGGATCTCCTTCGCGCTTGGTCTTCATCGCTCAGACATGAGTGCCTCTTTCAGACCGTTGGAGCGTGAAGTTCGCAAATGGGTCTTTTGCACACTCTACTCCTTCGAGCAATTCCTAGCTTCAAGTCTGGGGCGACCTAGTGGCCTTCAAGAACTCGACGTCGAAGTCGTCCCACCACGAGAAGGCTTCGTAGAAGGAGGCATAGGAACCGATGCAAGACTTGTATCGTGGTCTGTAAAGCTTCAATCTATTCTCGCGCGAACAAGACTTTTACATGTCGGCATAAATCGAGGTTCAGGACCGACGCTGGATGAAATATTGAACGCGCTGAATGGTTGGAAGCGGGATATTGGGAAAGCACCCGGTCTCGATGTCTCGTGGATGAAAATGGAGGGGCCGGCCTTGGAATCCATTGATCATGAAGGGGCTGTTGATATGGAGGAACTGAAAGTATCGCTGGCATGGAAGACACGAGCTCAACTTCGCGCGGTGCTACTTTTGCATATTCACTTTCATTACATCGCCATCGTGGCCACACGcccacttcttcttcgcgaCGTTGCAGCAGCACGGAAAGAAGATGCACCGAAAACTGCGGTTCCTACACATGCAGCTCTATGCGTGAAGCATGCATGCCAACTGAGTTACCTGATGATACTCCTGGATCACTTTGATGTTATCAACGGCCTTTCTGGCCTTGATATCTTTTACGCTTACTGCTCTGCCATGATTCTTATCCTGCGGTTATTACGATTGCGCCCTGGCGAAGGTGCAGAGAGCATCGGACCAGATGAAGTAATGCTGCAGAGCAAAGTCCGCCGTCTGGTCGCGACCCTACGAAACGTCATAAACCACACGGATAAATGCGGCTCAATGAAAAGATTGGCCCAAGTCGTTGATACGTTCTCGGAGTGTGCCAATAATCCAACTGATCCTCCGGGTATAGCGAACTTACCCCCGCAAGGGATCAACATGAACAATCTTCCGTATCCAGCTGGTTGGTCCGCTGAACAAGTGCAAGTGCAGCAGGGCCAAGGGGTGGCACTTGGATCGATGGAGGGACTGTTGGACTTTTTGCCGTTTCCGGGGTATGGCATGGCTGAAGGATCGATGGCGCAGTATGTGCCGGGGagtgagatggagatgacGGGGTGGCATGATATGGAGTTTTTGATGGAAGGGTATGGGGATCAGAGCAGGACGAATTATTAGACGGTGATATGATGCTTATGATAGATGTAATGGTTGATAAATGGATATAAATTAGTTCCAAGAGAAGATGTTGAACCTGCTGATGTTTAGCGTAGTCAGGTCCTAGCTAGAGCAGCCGTTGGAGCCGAAGGTCAGACGTCTgttttttttccttttttttttttttcgaaAGGTTGTGAACAGGACTCGAGTCGTATTCTTGGCAAGGGGAAATAGTTCTCCTGAGCGATACTATAGACTATTTGGCGGATCCTATCGTCGCATGAGTGGCTCGGGAAGGACGGAATTCCGTGTCACATTGGAAACAAGGTCGTCTGACATGAACCTTCACCCAGGCTCAACCGTATCTAATACAGCCCAGACTTCAGCTTGCGGGGAACGTAAGCCGGAGAAAGAAACTTCTCCGAAGGATTATTCCCGAAGGATCAGCGAGATATGCAGCATGAGCTGATTTAGGTAGGTGAGTAATGCATTGAAGCTCCGATATTACCTCAATCGTCAAGTAGGACTGACTTATTACGGAAGAACCTATTGTGTTTCAGTGTCCCAACACCAACTCTCCCTCGGATCATGTGTTTCTGACACTAGACGAAGGCGAAGGATTCACATGCTATAGCTGAAGCAGTCAGGATCAGAGCTCATTTACCCGAATGGTAGGATCACTGCATGGCCCCTCTTTAGAGCCATCacataaagagatatattcCCCGCCAAGTCCGGCAGTAAGTGAGGTTACTGCTGTGAAGATAACCTTACTCGGCCAGTGAAATAGCGGAAAATGGCCAAAGGCATCGCAGCTTTGTTGACCCTTCTGGGTGTCGCGTTTGCTCAGATCGACAGAACCTGTATTGACATTGCCTTCAACTCTGAA is a genomic window containing:
- a CDS encoding SIN3-binding transcription factor-like protein, whose protein sequence is MSESANAKRRLRRIPEESRKRNAQSCDRCRKRRCKCVPDPSGAGCVNCLEHNVTCSYTAPRKTRFYGSVDDLSDRYRCLEAIVRGAFPNETLDHVSDLAQLGQKMGYKMPDISDPNRTHMRVEELVQNSSSKERTPSTGPDIVTADSRDDTSPRSSKSHSEEPQSSLVKDNSGHEHYIGPSGTLNFWNQLRNLVDSNNSPYPSPGREGATKFTQDNTSRLLEADDQDEDDQPPRTTTTPQDGPSPGSITSAIARDFTRLPTADMDEILGQFPANEALDLLIQSYFKNVHDDFPLFHRATFEEEYESFIVEARSNSRLPSRPLRLPDWGWIGCLHMIVVFGSIADRSIPNVDHSALRRRSIAVARGLLPQFISKCSLTNVRVLLLLSLFLHNNNERNAAWNIAGTATRISFALGLHRSDMSASFRPLEREVRKWVFCTLYSFEQFLASSLGRPSGLQELDVEVVPPREGFVEGGIGTDARLVSWSVKLQSILARTRLLHVGINRGSGPTLDEILNALNGWKRDIGKAPGLDVSWMKMEGPALESIDHEGAVDMEELKVSLAWKTRAQLRAVLLLHIHFHYIAIVATRPLLLRDVAAARKEDAPKTAVPTHAALCVKHACQLSYLMILLDHFDVINGLSGLDIFYAYCSAMILILRLLRLRPGEGAESIGPDEVMLQSKVRRLVATLRNVINHTDKCGSMKRLAQVVDTFSECANNPTDPPGIANLPPQGINMNNLPYPAGWSAEQVQVQQGQGVALGSMEGLLDFLPFPGYGMAEGSMAQYVPGSEMEMTGWHDMEFLMEGYGDQSRTNY